Proteins encoded together in one Entomobacter blattae window:
- a CDS encoding glycosyltransferase family 9 protein encodes MARILVIRLGALGDFVLSFSAFAAIRKKHQTDHITLLTTRPYVDLAQRSPWFDTVLIDSRPKWWQISRVWTLHETIKGFDFVYDLQTSSRSSFYYYLAGRPLWSGIAQRASHRHRNPHRNFMHTLDRQKDQLVEAGITEFPVFDLSWLAGPISSFGLPQHYSLFVPGAAPHRPAKRWPAAYFGHIAAWLEKHYILRTVVVGSAADKTLAEEILSYCSSAIDLTGKTALTDLAALAAKAHFALGNDTGPMHMAALMGCPCVVLFSQESKPELTAPRGQRDGQVRVLKEPDLANLSEECVKRAISEII; translated from the coding sequence TTGGCACGAATTCTTGTGATACGCTTAGGGGCATTGGGCGATTTTGTTCTCAGTTTCAGTGCTTTTGCCGCCATACGGAAAAAACATCAAACTGATCATATTACTCTGCTGACCACACGCCCCTATGTTGATTTAGCCCAACGCTCTCCCTGGTTTGATACCGTCCTTATAGATAGTCGCCCTAAATGGTGGCAAATCTCAAGAGTTTGGACCCTGCACGAAACAATTAAAGGGTTTGACTTTGTTTACGACCTGCAAACCTCTTCTCGCTCCAGCTTCTATTATTACCTTGCCGGCAGGCCATTATGGTCAGGTATTGCACAGAGGGCCTCTCACAGACACAGGAATCCCCACCGTAATTTTATGCATACGCTTGACCGCCAGAAAGACCAGCTTGTTGAGGCGGGAATAACAGAATTTCCCGTGTTTGATTTAAGCTGGCTAGCAGGGCCTATCTCCTCCTTCGGTCTGCCTCAGCATTATAGTCTTTTTGTTCCTGGTGCAGCCCCACACCGTCCGGCTAAACGCTGGCCTGCTGCTTATTTTGGGCATATTGCCGCTTGGCTTGAAAAGCACTATATACTAAGAACAGTGGTTGTTGGTTCAGCAGCAGATAAAACCTTGGCTGAGGAAATACTCAGTTATTGTTCTTCTGCCATTGACCTTACAGGAAAAACAGCACTTACAGATCTTGCAGCACTTGCCGCAAAAGCCCATTTTGCCTTAGGGAACGATACGGGCCCTATGCATATGGCTGCGTTGATGGGGTGCCCATGTGTAGTTTTGTTTTCCCAGGAGAGCAAACCTGAACTGACAGCCCCGCGTGGGCAGAGGGATGGCCAGGTTAGGGTTTTAAAAGAACCGGATTTAGCCAATCTTTCTGAAGAGTGTGTTAAAAGAGCGATATCAGAAATTATTTAG
- a CDS encoding glycosyltransferase family 4 protein codes for MGRASFRQAVILQVLPALNGGGVERGTVEMAEAITKAGGKALVVSAGGKLLPQLRRAGGQHIPLPVGKKDVISLYRHTQALKRIIEAEGVDVVHARSRAPAWCARWAARKVGRALVTTWHGVHGETFPGKKYYNAVLASGDRVIAISEFIAQRLHTHYNVQPDRLRLIPRGADMEYFDPLKVTGMQIHELALKWYIPIDSYVVMLPARLTEWKGHGWFFHTLGFLKKQGLLPANWLCVCVGEIRGHEPYANKLLALAEELGIASHVRLVGHCSQMSIAYALADIVVIPSLKPEPFGRVAIEAQAMQCLVIAAAHGGLKETVMDGVTGFLVPPHNNEAMAARLLEIMAMPLHSRQEMGIRARDFIKEHYSTSLMQQRTLSVYNELLPPSLQLTQDDFLITQENGVMIEAESKVNTR; via the coding sequence ATGGGTCGGGCTTCTTTTAGACAAGCTGTTATTTTACAGGTTCTCCCTGCCTTAAATGGTGGGGGGGTAGAACGTGGGACAGTCGAAATGGCAGAGGCTATTACCAAGGCGGGTGGAAAAGCCTTGGTCGTGAGTGCTGGCGGTAAGCTGTTGCCCCAGTTGCGTAGGGCTGGGGGGCAGCATATTCCCTTACCGGTAGGGAAGAAAGATGTCATTTCCCTTTACCGTCATACACAGGCCCTTAAGAGGATTATCGAGGCAGAAGGGGTTGATGTTGTTCACGCCCGTTCGCGGGCTCCTGCATGGTGCGCGCGCTGGGCAGCCCGTAAGGTTGGTCGAGCCTTGGTTACAACATGGCATGGCGTGCATGGAGAAACTTTTCCAGGAAAAAAATATTATAATGCTGTTTTGGCGTCAGGGGATCGGGTTATCGCCATTAGTGAATTTATAGCCCAACGTCTGCATACCCACTATAATGTTCAGCCTGATCGTCTACGTCTTATTCCGCGGGGGGCGGATATGGAATATTTTGACCCTCTCAAGGTTACCGGCATGCAAATCCATGAACTGGCCTTAAAATGGTATATTCCGATTGACAGTTATGTGGTTATGTTGCCGGCACGCCTCACGGAATGGAAAGGCCATGGTTGGTTTTTTCACACGCTGGGGTTTTTAAAAAAACAGGGCCTGCTTCCTGCCAATTGGCTGTGTGTTTGCGTGGGAGAGATAAGGGGACACGAACCATATGCCAATAAATTATTGGCCTTAGCTGAAGAGCTGGGTATTGCTTCACATGTACGTTTGGTAGGCCATTGTAGCCAAATGTCTATTGCTTATGCTTTGGCTGATATTGTGGTCATCCCTTCATTAAAACCGGAACCCTTTGGCCGTGTGGCCATAGAGGCTCAAGCAATGCAATGCCTGGTTATTGCTGCTGCTCATGGAGGGTTGAAAGAAACCGTTATGGATGGAGTAACAGGTTTTTTGGTTCCCCCGCATAATAATGAGGCCATGGCTGCCCGTCTTTTAGAGATTATGGCGATGCCACTTCATTCCCGCCAAGAGATGGGGATAAGAGCCAGAGACTTCATAAAGGAGCATTATTCTACTTCTTTGATGCAGCAAAGGACGCTAAGCGTCTATAACGAGCTTCTTCCCCCTTCTTTGCAGCTCACACAGGATGATTTCTTGATCACGCAAGAAAATGGGGTGATGATTGAAGCGGAAAGTAAGGTAAATACAAGATAA
- a CDS encoding SDR family oxidoreductase, translated as MKNLFIFGLGYSARRTAALCSRHGFYVKGTVRTLPRYYGDFVTPVAFEQAGAFLQDCTHLLVSIPPIGEQDVVLAHYGKTIEQASKLEWIGYYSTIGVYGDHDGGWVDETTPPCKETPRNKVRLAIEEQWMALGQRLQRRARKNYPRVDIFRLGGIYGPGRSVFDRIKANRVLNVYKPGHYFNHIHVEDIALASFVALTSQESDIRVLNCVDGHPLEQRLVIEQAYRCLQQQPPQPLAFSKALPLMTPLQRAFWHSNKRVSSEYIQKRLNIKWQYPSLLEGLKVIFRQENKPNSF; from the coding sequence GTGAAGAATCTTTTTATCTTTGGTCTGGGCTATAGCGCTAGAAGAACGGCGGCTTTATGTTCCCGCCATGGTTTTTACGTAAAAGGAACGGTTAGAACTCTTCCTCGCTATTATGGGGATTTTGTAACCCCCGTAGCTTTTGAGCAAGCAGGGGCTTTTTTACAGGATTGTACCCATCTTTTAGTGAGTATTCCTCCCATTGGAGAGCAGGATGTCGTGCTTGCCCATTACGGCAAGACCATAGAGCAGGCATCAAAACTGGAGTGGATTGGTTATTATTCTACCATAGGCGTCTATGGCGATCACGATGGGGGGTGGGTTGATGAAACAACTCCTCCTTGTAAGGAAACTCCGCGTAATAAGGTACGCCTGGCTATAGAAGAGCAATGGATGGCTTTAGGGCAGCGTCTTCAGCGTCGTGCCAGAAAAAATTACCCGCGGGTGGATATTTTTCGCCTTGGGGGAATTTACGGCCCAGGACGTTCAGTGTTTGACCGGATCAAAGCCAATAGGGTGCTGAATGTGTATAAACCTGGCCATTACTTTAATCATATCCATGTTGAGGATATTGCGTTGGCAAGTTTTGTCGCCCTGACGTCACAAGAAAGCGATATAAGGGTTCTCAACTGTGTAGACGGCCACCCTTTAGAGCAGAGATTGGTTATAGAACAGGCTTATCGTTGCCTTCAACAGCAACCTCCACAGCCACTGGCATTTTCAAAAGCCCTGCCGTTGATGACACCCTTGCAAAGGGCCTTTTGGCACTCTAACAAGCGGGTAAGTAGTGAGTACATCCAAAAACGCCTTAATATAAAATGGCAATATCCCTCACTATTAGAGGGGCTAAAGGTTATTTTTAGACAGGAAAATAAGCCTAATAGTTTTTGA
- a CDS encoding glutathione S-transferase family protein, giving the protein MRILYHIPLSPACRKIRLILAEKRLPFELMTEKVWEKREEFLKFNPVGTVPVLVEENGLAIPESYAISEYLEEAYPDTSLLGRTLGERVEVRRLVSWMEGVFSQEVTDKLLGEKYMKRFLRKGNPDGTAIRQGYTALYFYLEYLGWLAEMRIWLAGSFFSQADLTAAAYLSSLDFIGDIDWSRIPAVKEWYARVKCRPCFRSLLQDRISGITPPIHYADLDF; this is encoded by the coding sequence ATGCGAATTCTCTATCATATCCCCTTATCACCAGCATGCCGGAAAATTAGGCTTATTTTGGCCGAAAAACGTTTACCGTTTGAGTTAATGACAGAAAAGGTATGGGAAAAGAGAGAAGAATTTTTAAAATTTAATCCCGTAGGGACTGTGCCTGTTCTAGTTGAAGAAAATGGGCTTGCCATACCGGAGTCCTACGCTATTTCTGAATATCTGGAAGAGGCCTATCCGGATACTTCCCTTTTAGGGCGAACCTTAGGGGAGCGTGTAGAGGTTAGACGGCTTGTCTCGTGGATGGAGGGGGTTTTTTCTCAGGAAGTGACCGATAAACTTCTGGGTGAAAAATATATGAAGCGTTTTTTGCGGAAGGGAAACCCAGATGGCACGGCTATAAGGCAAGGCTACACAGCTCTTTATTTTTATCTGGAATATCTGGGGTGGTTGGCTGAAATGCGGATATGGCTGGCTGGTTCATTCTTTTCACAGGCCGATCTTACGGCAGCGGCCTATCTCTCATCGTTGGATTTTATTGGTGATATTGACTGGTCTCGCATTCCCGCCGTAAAGGAATGGTATGCCCGTGTAAAATGTAGGCCCTGTTTTCGGTCATTATTGCAAGATCGAATCTCAGGGATTACTCCGCCGATCCACTATGCTGATCTGGATTTTTAA
- the minC gene encoding septum site-determining protein MinC has product MSDMTRTLPKIRARGRSFLALVLYPEAPLADWLHSLEQQMAHSSDFFAGKPVILNLEMIEETTENLSSLYQDVQDKGLVIISIEGGDPTWPALSEWTWPTILSGGRTTDPIELPDPQAAEKTPPPPSCLVIEEPVRSGQSITFPSGDIVIVGSVASGAEISAGGSIHIYGSLRGRAIAGMNGQSDARIFTSMLYAELLAINGFYITAEDINPEFLGKNTQTRLIGNSLTIEILKKRV; this is encoded by the coding sequence ATGTCTGATATGACTCGTACCCTTCCTAAAATTCGTGCTCGGGGCCGCTCCTTCCTGGCTTTGGTTCTCTACCCTGAAGCCCCTTTAGCTGATTGGCTTCATAGCCTGGAACAGCAAATGGCCCATTCTTCGGATTTTTTTGCAGGGAAACCCGTTATTCTTAACCTGGAAATGATCGAAGAAACCACCGAAAACCTTTCTTCCCTTTATCAAGATGTTCAAGATAAAGGGTTGGTTATTATTAGCATAGAAGGTGGTGACCCAACCTGGCCAGCACTCAGCGAATGGACATGGCCTACCATATTAAGCGGTGGCCGCACCACCGACCCCATAGAACTTCCAGACCCACAAGCCGCCGAAAAAACTCCCCCACCCCCTTCTTGCCTCGTCATTGAGGAACCTGTAAGGTCCGGGCAAAGCATTACCTTTCCTTCCGGAGATATTGTTATTGTTGGGTCTGTCGCCTCTGGCGCAGAAATCTCAGCCGGCGGATCCATCCATATTTACGGCAGCCTACGTGGAAGGGCTATTGCGGGTATGAATGGCCAAAGTGATGCCCGCATCTTTACGAGCATGCTGTATGCTGAATTGCTAGCCATTAATGGTTTTTATATCACAGCTGAAGACATTAACCCCGAGTTTTTAGGAAAAAATACACAAACCCGCCTCATCGGCAATTCTCTTACTATCGAAATCCTTAAAAAACGGGTATAA
- the minD gene encoding septum site-determining protein MinD, with protein sequence MAKVLVVTSGKGGVGKTTTTAALGAALAKMGNNVAVVDFDVGLRNLDLVMGVERRVVFDFINVVQGEAKLNQALIKDKRVENLSILPASQTRDKDALTPEGVAAVIAELKEKFDWVLCDSPAGIEHGAQMAMYHADTAVIVTNPEISSVRDSDRIIGMLDSTTEKARNGLKVEKYLLLTRYDPARANRGEMLRTDDILEILSIPLIGVIPESEAVLRASNLGNPVVLSNPESAPAKAYTDAARRLTGENIPIEIPTEKKSFFDRLFKRSVA encoded by the coding sequence ATGGCCAAGGTGCTTGTTGTAACATCTGGCAAAGGAGGAGTTGGCAAAACCACAACAACAGCCGCCTTGGGAGCAGCGCTTGCCAAAATGGGAAATAATGTTGCGGTTGTTGACTTTGATGTCGGCCTCAGAAACCTTGACCTGGTTATGGGCGTGGAAAGGCGCGTTGTTTTTGATTTTATCAACGTTGTTCAAGGCGAAGCCAAGCTAAACCAGGCTCTTATTAAAGATAAGCGGGTGGAAAACCTCTCCATTCTTCCGGCCTCACAAACACGCGATAAAGATGCCCTTACCCCTGAAGGAGTGGCTGCTGTTATTGCTGAACTGAAAGAAAAGTTTGACTGGGTACTGTGTGACAGCCCCGCAGGAATTGAGCATGGAGCCCAAATGGCAATGTATCACGCTGATACCGCTGTTATTGTTACTAATCCTGAAATTTCTTCTGTCCGAGATAGCGACCGTATCATTGGCATGCTTGACAGCACAACAGAAAAAGCCAGAAACGGTCTTAAGGTTGAAAAATACCTGCTGCTCACACGCTATGACCCTGCCCGGGCTAACCGTGGTGAAATGCTTAGAACGGATGATATTCTGGAAATCCTCTCTATTCCTCTTATCGGTGTCATTCCTGAAAGTGAAGCCGTTTTGCGGGCTTCTAACCTTGGGAATCCTGTGGTCCTCTCTAACCCTGAAAGTGCCCCAGCAAAAGCCTATACCGATGCAGCCCGCCGCCTTACGGGTGAGAATATCCCTATAGAAATTCCTACTGAAAAGAAGAGCTTCTTTGACCGCCTGTTTAAAAGGAGTGTTGCATGA
- the minE gene encoding cell division topological specificity factor MinE — translation MSFFSNFFTRNSSAPVARDRLQILLSHERSNNDLPPDLLAKLNREILEVIKKHISIDQEKVQVKLDRGPVYSTLEIDIEVPKSKELAKP, via the coding sequence ATGAGTTTCTTTTCCAATTTCTTTACCCGCAATAGCTCTGCCCCCGTTGCACGAGACAGGCTTCAGATTCTCCTCTCTCATGAGCGTTCCAACAACGATCTTCCTCCTGATCTTTTAGCAAAACTTAACCGTGAAATTCTGGAAGTTATTAAAAAACATATTTCCATAGATCAGGAAAAAGTTCAGGTTAAGCTCGACCGTGGGCCGGTTTATTCTACTTTGGAAATTGATATTGAAGTTCCTAAGAGCAAAGAACTCGCTAAGCCATAA
- a CDS encoding ABC transporter ATP-binding protein: protein MPISVAVDSVLSDKQLTLYTDKPLRFLFQYVYFHKGAFFLVFLTVTMALGCGAAASYTLRILVDTLKEVSISSGASPWPVWRILAVLVAFIAADNILWRGAGWVASGVFVKVTGEIRQDLFRYLLGHSTTYFTNNMSGSLAGRISAIASAVFSLENLLAWSVIPPCINIVYSIGLILTVSPYLGFCVVFSALLLCFILFKMGLTGRPLHMNYATYSSDVEGKMIDAVGNIGLVRLFGQKHYETARLGKALEKEMQARTLALRYMEKLRFVHAVFTAFLIAGILCWVVYLWQNGNATLGDVVMVVGLGFMILHGTRDLAVALVDATQHQARLAEGLKKLLSPHETVHKATREGQIVHSAYQKNQEASSLAVEVLFDHITFSYHGRDNLFEGFTLKIDRGTKVGLVGTSGAGKSTLFSLLLGFYSPARGKVCIDGVDITALSEEQLRQQIAVVPQEVSLFHRSIKENIRYGCFEATDAEVYQAAQAAECYEFIMSLPEGFETLVGEKGIRLSGGQKQRLAIARAFLKNAPVIIFDEATSALDTETEKKIQHVLHKLMVGKTVIAIAHRLSTLEQFDRIVVLQKGKIIQDGAPEHLENTAGVFQNLLKAQGMKR, encoded by the coding sequence ATGCCCATTTCAGTGGCTGTAGACTCTGTTTTGTCTGATAAACAACTCACCCTTTATACAGACAAACCTTTAAGATTTTTGTTCCAGTATGTTTATTTTCATAAAGGCGCGTTTTTTCTTGTTTTTCTGACAGTTACCATGGCTCTAGGCTGTGGTGCAGCTGCCTCTTATACCTTACGTATTTTAGTGGATACGCTTAAGGAAGTCTCTATAAGCTCAGGGGCGAGCCCTTGGCCTGTTTGGCGCATTTTAGCAGTGTTGGTGGCTTTTATTGCAGCTGATAATATTTTATGGCGAGGGGCTGGCTGGGTTGCTTCTGGTGTTTTTGTTAAGGTTACAGGAGAGATCCGCCAAGATCTGTTTCGGTATTTGCTCGGCCATAGCACCACGTATTTTACCAATAATATGTCTGGCTCTTTGGCAGGGCGTATTTCCGCTATTGCTTCGGCCGTATTTTCTCTTGAGAATCTTTTGGCGTGGAGTGTTATTCCCCCTTGTATTAACATTGTTTACTCTATTGGCCTTATTTTAACAGTCAGCCCCTATTTAGGGTTCTGTGTTGTTTTTTCAGCACTCCTCTTATGTTTTATCTTATTTAAAATGGGGTTAACAGGCCGACCCCTCCATATGAATTATGCCACATACTCCTCAGATGTAGAGGGGAAGATGATTGATGCAGTAGGCAATATCGGCCTTGTGCGGCTATTTGGTCAGAAGCATTATGAAACAGCCCGACTGGGCAAGGCTCTAGAAAAAGAAATGCAGGCTCGAACTTTAGCATTACGCTACATGGAAAAGCTTCGGTTTGTTCATGCTGTTTTTACAGCGTTTCTCATAGCTGGCATATTATGCTGGGTTGTCTACCTTTGGCAGAACGGCAACGCTACTCTTGGTGATGTGGTTATGGTTGTGGGGCTTGGGTTTATGATTCTCCACGGCACGCGCGATCTCGCTGTGGCGTTGGTCGATGCCACACAGCATCAGGCCAGACTTGCCGAAGGGTTGAAAAAACTTCTTTCTCCCCATGAGACAGTGCATAAAGCGACGAGAGAAGGTCAAATCGTTCATTCTGCATATCAGAAAAATCAAGAGGCTTCTTCTTTGGCTGTAGAAGTTTTATTTGATCATATTACTTTTTCTTATCATGGTCGGGATAATTTATTTGAGGGATTTACTCTTAAAATTGACCGAGGAACAAAGGTAGGGCTTGTTGGGACGTCTGGCGCAGGGAAAAGTACGCTGTTTTCTTTGTTATTGGGTTTTTATTCTCCCGCAAGGGGAAAGGTTTGTATTGATGGAGTTGATATTACAGCCCTTTCTGAAGAACAGCTAAGGCAACAAATTGCAGTTGTCCCCCAAGAGGTGAGTCTATTCCATCGTTCTATTAAGGAGAATATCCGGTATGGATGTTTTGAGGCAACGGATGCCGAAGTGTATCAGGCTGCGCAAGCTGCAGAATGTTATGAATTTATTATGAGCTTACCAGAAGGGTTTGAGACCCTGGTTGGAGAAAAGGGAATAAGACTTTCAGGCGGTCAGAAACAACGTTTAGCCATAGCACGGGCTTTTTTAAAGAATGCGCCCGTTATTATTTTTGATGAAGCAACGAGTGCTCTTGATACGGAAACCGAAAAGAAGATACAGCACGTCCTTCATAAATTAATGGTGGGTAAAACTGTTATTGCCATTGCTCATCGCCTTTCCACCCTGGAACAGTTTGATCGTATAGTGGTGCTCCAAAAGGGTAAAATTATTCAGGATGGCGCACCTGAACATTTAGAAAATACAGCAGGTGTATTCCAAAACCTTTTAAAAGCCCAAGGCATGAAAAGATAA
- a CDS encoding SufE family protein has protein sequence MVASSFVIPQEKSAVEAIAALEDELSLFDDWMQRYQYIIELGHTLPPYPPEWADEQHKIPGCQSQVWLEVAKEDGQLYFAGASDAAIVSGLVAMVLRVYSGRTPEEILTTKVDFLKEMGLLEALSTNRGNGIASMVKVIQETARHNLQAE, from the coding sequence ATGGTGGCTTCGTCGTTTGTTATTCCTCAGGAGAAAAGTGCAGTAGAGGCTATTGCGGCGTTGGAAGACGAACTCTCTCTTTTTGATGACTGGATGCAGCGTTATCAATATATTATAGAGCTTGGCCATACCTTGCCACCGTATCCGCCGGAATGGGCTGATGAGCAGCATAAAATTCCAGGGTGTCAAAGCCAAGTATGGTTAGAGGTTGCAAAGGAAGATGGCCAGCTTTACTTTGCAGGTGCATCAGATGCTGCAATTGTTTCAGGCTTAGTTGCCATGGTATTACGTGTTTATTCTGGGCGTACGCCAGAGGAAATTTTAACAACGAAAGTGGATTTTCTTAAGGAAATGGGGCTGCTGGAAGCTTTATCTACTAATCGTGGAAATGGTATAGCCTCCATGGTTAAAGTCATTCAAGAAACGGCTCGCCATAATCTCCAGGCAGAGTAA
- the hslU gene encoding ATP-dependent protease ATPase subunit HslU, translating into MEIPTLSPREIVTELDRYIIGQDDAKRAVAIALRNRWRRAQLPLEMREEIVPKNILMIGPTGCGKTEIARRLAKLAQAPFLKVEATKFTEVGYVGRDVESIIRDLVDASLGMLRDVKRRDVVQAAHERAENRLLDALVGENASAETRNKFRRMLQNGELEDKEVEVSVSDAAPASPGMDLPGMMPGTVINLTDMMKGLMNKSPQPRKMSVKKAREALEREEADALLDNDAIAHEAVEHAQNHGIVFLDEIDKVCTSSERGTRGGDVSREGVQRDLLPLIEGTTVSTKYGPVKTDHILFIASGAFHVAKPADLLPELQGRLPIRVELSPLSREDLRRILTEPEHSLLKQYKALMQTEGVSLGFSEESIDALADLAADINDRVENIGARRLATVMERLLEDISFTASEHDGEQIKIEAKDVQEKVAPMAKKGDLSRFIL; encoded by the coding sequence ATGGAGATTCCAACCCTTTCCCCACGGGAAATTGTAACAGAGCTTGACCGTTATATTATTGGCCAGGACGATGCTAAACGGGCTGTAGCGATTGCATTGCGTAACCGGTGGCGTAGAGCCCAGCTTCCGCTGGAAATGCGAGAGGAAATTGTACCCAAGAATATCTTGATGATTGGCCCGACCGGTTGTGGAAAAACCGAGATAGCCCGTAGATTAGCAAAGCTGGCACAGGCCCCGTTTCTTAAGGTGGAAGCCACTAAATTTACTGAGGTTGGCTATGTTGGCCGGGATGTAGAAAGTATTATCCGTGATTTGGTCGATGCCTCCTTGGGGATGCTTCGCGATGTTAAACGGCGGGATGTGGTGCAAGCTGCCCATGAGCGAGCAGAAAACCGGCTTTTGGATGCGCTGGTGGGAGAAAATGCCTCAGCAGAAACACGAAACAAGTTTCGGCGTATGCTTCAAAATGGGGAGCTGGAAGACAAGGAGGTAGAAGTTTCGGTGAGTGATGCAGCACCGGCTTCTCCAGGGATGGATCTTCCCGGAATGATGCCTGGGACCGTCATTAATCTTACCGATATGATGAAGGGGCTCATGAATAAATCGCCCCAGCCTCGCAAAATGAGTGTTAAGAAAGCCCGCGAAGCACTGGAGCGAGAGGAGGCAGATGCCCTTCTTGATAATGATGCTATAGCTCATGAGGCTGTTGAGCATGCCCAAAATCACGGTATTGTTTTTTTGGATGAGATCGACAAAGTCTGTACCAGTAGCGAGCGGGGGACACGTGGTGGGGATGTCTCGCGCGAGGGGGTGCAGAGGGATCTTCTTCCCCTTATAGAAGGGACAACCGTTTCTACCAAATATGGTCCAGTTAAAACAGACCATATTCTTTTTATTGCTTCTGGAGCCTTTCATGTTGCCAAACCGGCCGATCTCTTGCCGGAGTTACAAGGCCGCTTGCCAATCAGGGTGGAGCTGTCCCCCTTATCGCGTGAGGATTTACGGCGGATTTTAACTGAGCCTGAACATTCATTGCTAAAACAATATAAAGCCTTGATGCAAACGGAGGGGGTCAGTCTGGGTTTTTCAGAAGAGAGTATTGATGCCCTGGCTGACTTGGCTGCTGATATTAACGACCGTGTGGAAAACATTGGAGCCCGGCGATTGGCAACGGTTATGGAACGTCTTCTTGAGGATATCTCCTTTACAGCCTCTGAGCATGATGGGGAGCAGATTAAGATAGAAGCAAAAGATGTTCAGGAAAAAGTTGCGCCTATGGCAAAAAAAGGTGACTTAAGCCGCTTTATTCTTTAA
- the hslV gene encoding ATP-dependent protease subunit HslV has product MYNIHHFTNNHDPVGWHGTTILCVRKGNKVTMAGDGQVTLGQTVIKGNARKVRRIGNNNDILAGFAGATADAFTLLERLEAKLERYPRQLERACVELAKDWRTDRYLRRLEAMMAVADAYHSFTLTGNGDVLEPEDGIIAIGSGGNFALSAARALIGIETLDAEEIARKAMKIAGDICVYTNHSLILETLEYTESEGDE; this is encoded by the coding sequence ATGTATAATATTCATCATTTTACAAATAACCATGACCCCGTTGGTTGGCATGGTACCACTATTTTATGTGTCCGTAAGGGAAATAAGGTGACCATGGCTGGTGACGGCCAGGTTACACTAGGGCAAACTGTTATTAAAGGCAATGCACGCAAGGTGCGCCGCATTGGGAATAATAACGATATTTTAGCAGGTTTTGCCGGTGCTACAGCCGATGCCTTTACCCTGCTCGAACGTTTAGAGGCCAAGCTTGAGCGTTATCCCCGTCAGCTAGAACGGGCCTGTGTTGAATTGGCCAAAGATTGGCGGACAGATCGCTACTTGCGTCGACTCGAGGCCATGATGGCCGTAGCCGATGCTTATCATTCATTTACTTTAACCGGGAATGGAGATGTGTTAGAGCCGGAAGATGGCATTATTGCTATTGGATCGGGGGGGAACTTTGCCCTTTCAGCGGCACGGGCCTTAATTGGAATAGAGACCCTTGATGCAGAGGAGATTGCTCGTAAAGCGATGAAGATTGCAGGCGATATTTGCGTTTATACGAACCATTCTCTAATTCTGGAAACTTTGGAATATACTGAATCTGAAGGGGATGAGTAA
- a CDS encoding response regulator → MDSLIKRELCYCSASFGQGSVHLFPNLSEKENFAVLAPKTMKQKTILLVEDDSVLRNLLVDLLDDMKFSVLQAEDGQAAVSLIKAMKGENRQVDLLLTDVGLPGLNGQEVARLAHTIWPAISVLFITGYAHGITNGLSLTKKIQVLTKPFSLTSLMQKVEELVSSP, encoded by the coding sequence ATGGATAGCCTTATAAAAAGAGAATTATGTTATTGTTCTGCTTCTTTTGGGCAGGGTTCGGTTCATCTATTCCCCAATCTCTCTGAAAAAGAGAATTTTGCAGTATTAGCGCCAAAAACTATGAAACAAAAAACCATTTTGCTCGTAGAAGACGATTCTGTTTTGCGTAACTTACTTGTTGATTTGCTAGATGATATGAAGTTTTCTGTTCTTCAGGCAGAAGATGGCCAGGCAGCCGTAAGCCTGATAAAAGCCATGAAAGGGGAGAATCGTCAGGTTGATCTGCTTCTAACCGATGTTGGCCTACCAGGGTTGAATGGGCAAGAAGTTGCCCGTTTGGCTCATACCATTTGGCCAGCTATATCGGTTCTCTTTATCACAGGCTATGCTCATGGCATAACGAATGGTCTTTCCCTTACTAAAAAAATACAGGTTTTAACTAAACCTTTTTCGTTAACATCTTTAATGCAAAAGGTCGAAGAGCTGGTTTCTTCTCCATAA